The following are from one region of the Stigmatella ashevillena genome:
- a CDS encoding glycosyltransferase family 4 protein, which yields MPQDSAFIAVGEPARHVSGALEKKVPRGEFVEMSQGPFSQVLSMAQQGLNPASNVDCARFALAAWRATRGRQNILLGEEFPGIQFLAWDALLSRRKRRIVMLLHNVASKKRLLALAKVGLARRVDHFLCLSEHSRQVLVDQYGIPRERITVIYSRVDTTFFQPQPEQPTRRMVCSAGAVNRDYGSLIEAAVGLDAEVKIAADTAWRYSVAGKEDQETRVLPPNVEMRSWGNYLNLRQLYAESRAVVVPLARPIISGITVVLEAMAMGKPVILTRNPYVEGFVEDGVTGFCVDPAQPAQLRDRIQWVLSHPEQAEAMGRRAREKAERDFSVERYVERILSPFADVAPPLHR from the coding sequence ATGCCGCAAGACTCCGCATTCATCGCCGTGGGTGAGCCGGCCCGCCACGTCAGCGGCGCGCTGGAGAAGAAGGTGCCCCGGGGCGAGTTCGTCGAGATGAGCCAGGGCCCGTTCTCCCAGGTGCTCTCCATGGCCCAGCAGGGGCTGAACCCCGCCTCCAACGTGGACTGCGCGCGGTTCGCGCTGGCCGCGTGGCGGGCGACGCGCGGGCGCCAGAACATCCTGCTGGGCGAGGAGTTTCCGGGCATCCAGTTCCTGGCGTGGGATGCGCTGCTGAGCCGCCGCAAGCGGCGCATCGTCATGCTGCTGCACAACGTGGCGAGCAAGAAGCGTCTCCTGGCGCTGGCGAAGGTGGGGCTGGCCCGGCGGGTGGATCATTTCCTGTGCCTGTCCGAGCACAGCCGGCAGGTGTTGGTGGATCAATACGGCATTCCCCGCGAGCGCATCACCGTCATCTACTCCAGGGTGGACACCACCTTCTTCCAGCCCCAGCCGGAGCAGCCCACCCGGCGGATGGTGTGCTCCGCGGGGGCGGTGAACCGCGACTATGGCTCCCTCATCGAGGCGGCCGTGGGGCTGGACGCGGAGGTGAAGATCGCCGCGGACACCGCGTGGCGCTACTCGGTGGCGGGCAAGGAGGATCAGGAGACGCGGGTGTTGCCGCCCAACGTGGAGATGCGCTCCTGGGGCAACTACCTCAACCTGCGCCAGCTCTACGCCGAGTCGCGGGCGGTGGTGGTGCCGCTGGCCCGGCCCATCATCAGTGGCATCACCGTGGTGTTGGAGGCCATGGCCATGGGCAAGCCCGTCATCCTCACGCGCAACCCCTATGTGGAGGGCTTCGTCGAGGACGGCGTGACGGGCTTCTGCGTGGACCCGGCCCAGCCGGCCCAACTGCGCGATCGCATCCAGTGGGTGCTGTCACATCCCGAGCAGGCCGAAGCCATGGGGCGCCGGGCCCGCGAGAAGGCCGAGCGGGACTTCTCCGTGGAGCGCTATGTGGAGCGCATCCTCAGTCCGTTTGCCGACGTGGCCCCCCCACTTCACAGGTGA
- a CDS encoding response regulator: protein MEINQRAPRRRNGFAPRQASSAGISPPRGRFSSLPRRTVQDIASSGGISVLVIDDEPDMRELISVSLPSAEFEVVLAEGGRAAVALLATRRFDVAVTDLKSPDSSGMETVAVLRQMDPDMEVIVATSYVSSETARACMKYGAYDYIRKPYEIEELRHVLLRAVEKRRLRSLVPLYEVSCALLSLRTRAEVLAHLGELALDLVPHQAFRLMLPDPDTGVLGICSSPDGLELPVEALRELGQRAIERQEPVSVTHAARDWPFSPVARLGAAMAYPLQVGTAPAGSLILLRGIAQPAFSVSELQRGSLFSAQLALALETARLNSEMDARVKDMLSSRGEMVKAEKLATAGKLAAGLTHELSNPLAFTKASLQALTGYSRNVKTLSATTRDVAHELASRGEPRLMELARRLLAVTGSEAQAAIQDSADAAEDAVDGIRRVEGLLSELRTLSGDCPVAPAESLDVTPLLSTWRDQGHLTRPIRVEAPNAVIAHVGRKELESSLTRLVSFLCDTPLERPGASQEAVVLRAEYDKNRPVIWLEDPLLVLSEERRSDIFDARIQEDSHGGRTMRLNLSLALAYQILRRMGADLAVLPAASGGSVFRLLLPVAPPPPGG from the coding sequence ATGGAGATAAACCAGAGGGCTCCTCGGCGCAGAAACGGTTTTGCTCCCCGGCAGGCCAGCTCCGCGGGCATCTCCCCGCCACGGGGCAGGTTCTCCTCCCTGCCGCGCCGCACCGTGCAGGACATCGCCTCCTCGGGAGGCATCTCCGTGCTCGTCATCGATGATGAGCCCGACATGCGCGAGCTCATCTCCGTGTCGCTGCCGTCCGCCGAATTCGAGGTGGTGCTGGCCGAGGGAGGCCGGGCCGCGGTGGCGCTGCTGGCCACCCGCCGCTTCGATGTGGCCGTCACGGATCTCAAGTCTCCGGACTCCAGCGGGATGGAGACCGTGGCGGTGCTCCGGCAGATGGATCCGGACATGGAGGTCATCGTCGCCACCAGCTACGTGAGCTCGGAGACGGCGCGGGCCTGCATGAAGTACGGCGCGTATGACTACATCCGCAAGCCGTATGAAATCGAAGAGCTGCGGCACGTGCTGCTGCGCGCCGTGGAGAAGCGGCGCCTGCGCTCACTGGTGCCGCTCTATGAGGTGAGCTGCGCGCTGCTGTCGCTGCGCACCCGGGCCGAGGTGTTGGCGCACCTGGGCGAGCTGGCGTTGGACCTGGTGCCGCACCAGGCGTTCCGGTTGATGTTGCCGGATCCAGACACGGGCGTGCTCGGCATCTGCTCCTCGCCGGATGGGCTGGAGCTTCCGGTGGAGGCCTTGCGCGAGTTGGGGCAGCGGGCCATCGAGCGGCAGGAGCCCGTCAGCGTGACGCACGCGGCGAGGGACTGGCCCTTTTCCCCCGTGGCCCGCTTGGGCGCGGCGATGGCGTACCCGCTGCAGGTGGGCACTGCCCCCGCGGGCAGCCTCATCCTCCTGCGGGGAATCGCCCAGCCCGCGTTCTCGGTCTCCGAGCTCCAGCGCGGCAGCCTCTTCTCCGCGCAGCTCGCGCTGGCGCTGGAGACGGCGCGGCTCAACAGCGAGATGGATGCGCGGGTGAAGGACATGCTGTCCTCCCGGGGCGAGATGGTGAAGGCGGAGAAGCTGGCCACGGCGGGCAAGCTCGCCGCCGGACTCACCCATGAGCTGAGCAACCCGCTGGCATTCACCAAGGCGAGCCTTCAGGCGCTGACGGGCTACTCCCGGAACGTGAAGACGCTGTCGGCGACGACGCGGGATGTGGCCCACGAACTGGCCTCGCGCGGCGAGCCGCGGTTGATGGAGCTGGCCCGGCGGCTGCTCGCGGTGACGGGTTCCGAGGCGCAGGCGGCCATCCAGGACTCGGCGGACGCGGCGGAGGACGCCGTGGATGGCATCCGGCGGGTCGAAGGGTTGCTCTCCGAGCTGCGCACGTTGTCGGGAGACTGCCCCGTCGCCCCGGCCGAGAGTCTGGATGTCACGCCGCTGCTCAGCACATGGCGGGACCAGGGACATCTGACCCGGCCCATCCGCGTGGAGGCGCCCAACGCGGTCATCGCGCACGTGGGGCGCAAGGAGCTCGAGAGCAGCCTCACGCGCCTGGTGTCATTCTTGTGTGACACCCCCCTGGAGCGGCCGGGGGCTTCGCAGGAGGCGGTGGTCCTGCGCGCGGAGTACGACAAGAACCGGCCCGTCATCTGGCTGGAGGACCCCTTGTTGGTGCTGTCCGAGGAGCGGCGCTCGGACATCTTCGATGCGCGCATCCAGGAGGATTCGCATGGGGGACGCACCATGCGGCTGAACCTGAGCCTGGCGCTGGCGTACCAGATTCTTCGCCGCATGGGGGCGGACCTGGCCGTGTTGCCCGCGGCCTCGGGGGGCAGCGTCTTCCGGCTGTTGCTGCCCGTCGCGCCTCCTCCGCCCGGCGGTTGA
- the nudC gene encoding NAD(+) diphosphatase yields the protein MNPSPRFVPGHVPPSRSRDEALLFAAQGLELLIEERDGAVAIPSGAALPSLAAEAHFLGTLDGKDCYAVAYPKGQEPPAGMKLVTARGLFMALEEVLLSVAGRALAIAEWDSTHRFCGRCGQSTSLVPGERARRCTTCNTPYYPRISPAIIVLVTQGERMLLARASSFPDAFFSTLAGFVEPGESLEDTVLREVKEEVGVDLKNLRYFGSQPWPFGRSLMVGFTAEYAGGELKVDGTEILEANWYTIDALPRIPPRLSIARRLIDAFIAQVKADRQASGA from the coding sequence GTGAATCCCTCCCCCCGTTTCGTTCCAGGCCATGTCCCTCCGTCCCGGTCCCGGGACGAGGCCTTGCTCTTCGCCGCGCAAGGCCTCGAGCTGCTCATCGAGGAGCGCGACGGGGCCGTCGCCATCCCCTCGGGGGCCGCGCTGCCCTCCCTCGCCGCTGAGGCCCACTTCCTGGGCACCCTCGATGGCAAGGACTGCTACGCGGTGGCCTATCCGAAGGGCCAGGAGCCTCCCGCGGGCATGAAGCTGGTGACCGCCCGCGGGCTGTTCATGGCCCTGGAGGAAGTGCTGCTCTCCGTGGCCGGCCGGGCGTTGGCCATCGCGGAGTGGGATTCGACCCACCGCTTCTGCGGCCGGTGTGGCCAGTCCACGAGCCTGGTTCCCGGCGAGCGCGCACGGCGCTGCACCACCTGCAACACGCCGTATTACCCGCGCATCTCTCCGGCCATCATCGTGCTCGTCACCCAGGGGGAGCGCATGCTGCTGGCGCGCGCCTCCAGCTTCCCCGACGCCTTCTTCAGCACGCTGGCCGGCTTCGTGGAGCCGGGCGAGTCCTTGGAGGACACCGTCCTGCGCGAGGTGAAGGAGGAGGTCGGCGTGGACCTGAAGAACCTGCGCTACTTCGGCAGTCAGCCGTGGCCCTTCGGCCGTTCGCTCATGGTGGGCTTCACCGCCGAGTACGCCGGGGGCGAGCTGAAAGTGGACGGCACGGAAATCCTCGAAGCCAATTGGTACACCATCGATGCCCTGCCGCGCATTCCTCCCCGGCTCAGCATCGCCCGGCGCCTGATCGACGCCTTCATCGCCCAGGTCAAAGCAGACAGACAGGCAAGCGGGGCATAA
- a CDS encoding radical SAM protein, with amino-acid sequence MLASRPRIEPHRSPTIDSVMVKEIYLSVQGESSHAGLLCALVRLTGCHLRCTYCDSEFAFRGGTRMPNAQVVQQVKQLRTPRVEVTGGEPLLQPGVYPLMEALLAEGLIVLLETSGAIDVRLVPPAVHKIVDMKTPSSGESDRNDMRNFSSMNARDELKFVIGNREDYEWSKALIAEHGLAAKPFGMLFSTVFGKLHPRELAEWVIEDRLPVRFQLQMHKYVWEPEARGV; translated from the coding sequence ATGCTCGCGTCACGTCCTCGCATCGAGCCTCACCGCAGCCCGACCATCGACTCAGTGATGGTGAAGGAGATCTACTTATCTGTCCAGGGCGAGTCCTCGCACGCTGGGTTGCTGTGCGCGCTCGTGCGCCTCACGGGGTGTCACTTGCGCTGCACCTACTGCGACAGCGAGTTCGCCTTCCGCGGCGGCACGCGCATGCCGAACGCGCAGGTCGTCCAACAGGTGAAGCAGCTGCGCACCCCGAGGGTGGAGGTGACGGGGGGCGAGCCGCTGCTCCAGCCCGGTGTGTATCCGCTCATGGAGGCGCTGCTCGCCGAGGGGCTCATCGTGCTGCTGGAGACCAGCGGCGCCATCGACGTGCGGCTGGTCCCCCCCGCCGTGCACAAGATTGTCGACATGAAGACGCCCTCGTCCGGCGAGAGCGACCGCAACGACATGCGCAACTTCAGCTCGATGAACGCGCGCGACGAGCTGAAGTTCGTCATCGGCAACCGCGAGGACTACGAGTGGAGCAAGGCGCTCATCGCCGAGCATGGGCTCGCCGCCAAACCCTTCGGGATGCTGTTCTCCACGGTGTTCGGCAAGCTCCACCCCCGCGAGCTGGCCGAATGGGTCATCGAGGACCGGCTGCCCGTGCGCTTCCAGCTCCAGATGCACAAGTATGTCTGGGAGCCGGAGGCCCGGGGCGTCTAA
- a CDS encoding ATP-binding protein, whose product MGSITRISESLKEGALAEKFRAAEQGLTLLRMLVVLVGTATYPWLDKTGHTPEGAYLLLGLGGLYALFLHVGIPLLWERVVLPVTLTSICDSIFVMAWLYVSGGVHTQYLSLIVLNVVAVGLRFTPRVTVLCTLLMSGCYLLLIGAMGQLLAHPVLALLNAAQILMAGLIGLICSRLVLEQLVARFELQKRLRMEEELARSEAALAEAQAIAHMGSWNWEIATGLHTWSSELYRILGHAPDKVASHEALLESMHPEDRQSFLRQLEHALAGQPALHGEFRLLQASGQVRWIHIWGRVLRDVSGQAVRVSGTAQDITERKNMETRLVVADRMAALGTLAGGVAHEINNPLTFITSNLLYLEETLEPRAADQLPHVEEMRRAVFDAREGAHRVRTIVKELRTFSRVEDARRVPVDVHRGLDFAINMAAQELRPRARLVKDYGEIPFVLGDETRLGQVFLNLLVNAAQAIPEGHPEEHTITVHTHLSESGQVQVEIRDTGSGMRPEVLARIFEPFFTTKPVGVGTGLGLSICHGIVAALGGSISVQSELGKGTVFTVILPATDAPLAVPEKPVAPLRTVRARILLIDDEPMVSSSLRRTLKDSYDITALLGREALHRLLGGEAFDAIVCDLAMPDITGMELHDRLQEARPELAARMIFLTGGAFTPRAREFIAQARYWLEKPVDLPALRNLLQQVIQETQRQRGEGAPARAASEEG is encoded by the coding sequence ATGGGCAGCATCACACGGATCTCGGAGTCATTGAAGGAGGGCGCGCTGGCGGAGAAGTTCCGCGCCGCGGAGCAGGGGTTGACGTTGCTCCGGATGCTGGTGGTCCTGGTGGGAACGGCCACCTACCCCTGGCTGGATAAGACCGGCCACACGCCGGAGGGCGCGTACCTGTTGCTGGGCTTGGGGGGGCTCTATGCGCTCTTCCTCCACGTCGGTATTCCGCTCCTGTGGGAGCGGGTGGTGCTGCCAGTCACCCTGACGTCCATCTGCGATTCGATCTTCGTGATGGCATGGCTGTACGTCAGCGGCGGGGTGCACACCCAATACCTCTCCCTCATCGTCCTGAACGTCGTCGCGGTGGGGCTGCGCTTCACCCCTCGGGTAACGGTGCTCTGCACGCTGCTCATGAGCGGGTGCTATCTGCTGCTGATCGGGGCGATGGGTCAGCTCCTGGCGCATCCGGTGCTGGCGTTGCTCAACGCCGCGCAGATCCTCATGGCGGGGTTGATCGGGCTGATCTGCTCCCGGTTGGTGCTCGAGCAACTGGTGGCCAGGTTCGAGCTCCAGAAACGGCTCCGGATGGAGGAGGAACTGGCGCGCAGCGAGGCGGCGCTCGCCGAGGCCCAGGCCATTGCCCACATGGGAAGCTGGAACTGGGAGATCGCCACGGGCTTGCACACGTGGTCCTCCGAGCTCTACCGCATCCTGGGACATGCCCCGGACAAGGTGGCCAGCCACGAGGCCCTCCTCGAGAGCATGCATCCCGAGGACCGGCAGTCGTTCCTGCGGCAGCTGGAGCACGCCCTGGCGGGGCAGCCGGCCCTGCACGGGGAGTTCCGCTTGCTCCAGGCGTCGGGACAGGTGAGGTGGATTCACATCTGGGGACGGGTGCTGAGGGATGTGTCGGGCCAGGCGGTGCGGGTGAGTGGCACGGCCCAGGACATCACCGAGCGCAAGAACATGGAAACGCGGCTGGTCGTCGCGGACCGCATGGCCGCCCTGGGGACTCTCGCGGGAGGCGTCGCCCATGAAATCAACAATCCGCTGACGTTCATCACCAGCAACCTGCTCTACCTGGAGGAGACGCTGGAGCCGCGGGCCGCGGACCAACTCCCTCACGTCGAGGAGATGCGCAGAGCGGTGTTCGATGCGCGGGAGGGTGCCCACCGCGTGCGCACCATCGTGAAGGAGCTCCGGACGTTCTCCCGCGTGGAGGACGCCCGGCGCGTGCCCGTCGACGTGCACCGGGGGCTGGACTTCGCCATCAACATGGCCGCTCAGGAGCTGCGCCCCCGGGCCCGGCTGGTGAAGGACTATGGAGAGATCCCCTTCGTGCTGGGCGATGAGACGCGCCTGGGACAGGTCTTCCTGAACCTCTTGGTGAACGCCGCGCAGGCCATTCCCGAGGGGCACCCTGAGGAGCACACCATCACGGTGCACACGCACCTGAGCGAGTCCGGCCAGGTGCAGGTGGAGATCCGCGACACCGGCTCGGGCATGAGGCCCGAGGTCCTCGCGCGCATCTTCGAGCCGTTCTTCACCACCAAGCCTGTCGGGGTGGGCACGGGGCTGGGCTTGTCGATCTGCCACGGCATCGTGGCCGCGCTCGGGGGGAGCATCTCGGTCCAGAGCGAGCTGGGCAAGGGAACGGTGTTCACGGTGATACTGCCGGCCACCGATGCGCCCCTGGCCGTGCCCGAGAAGCCCGTGGCGCCCCTGCGCACGGTGCGCGCGCGGATCCTGCTCATCGATGATGAGCCCATGGTCTCTTCATCGCTCCGGCGGACCCTCAAGGACAGCTACGACATCACCGCCCTGCTGGGCAGAGAGGCGCTTCACCGGCTGCTCGGAGGCGAAGCGTTCGACGCCATCGTCTGTGATCTGGCGATGCCGGACATCACCGGCATGGAACTGCACGACCGGCTCCAGGAGGCCCGGCCAGAGCTGGCGGCGCGGATGATCTTCCTGACAGGAGGGGCGTTCACGCCGCGCGCCCGCGAGTTCATTGCTCAGGCCCGGTACTGGCTCGAAAAGCCGGTGGATCTGCCCGCGCTGCGCAACCTCCTCCAGCAAGTCATTCAGGAGACCCAGCGCCAGCGCGGTGAGGGCGCACCGGCCCGCGCTGCGTCGGAGGAGGGATAG
- the cysQ gene encoding 3'(2'),5'-bisphosphate nucleotidase CysQ — translation MQPIDDALVSAVCRVAQDAGRATLAFHGGAVPFERKADHSPLTAADKAAHGLIVNALRQLTPHIPVLSEESSEQEAAGRHAWDTFWLVDPLDGTKEFIKGTGEFTVNIALISGTGPVLGVVHVPVTGVTYWGSRGGSAFKAQAGQAPVALHTRPANRDQLVIVASKDHAGPRVEALLRRLGTASTTHLGSSLKFCLIAEGQADFYPRFQPTSEWDTAAAQCVLEVAGGGVTDLEGRRLAYNKPEILNPSFLAFGDPLHDWRALLGD, via the coding sequence ATGCAACCCATCGATGACGCGCTGGTTTCAGCCGTGTGCCGTGTGGCCCAGGACGCAGGCCGCGCCACCCTGGCGTTTCACGGAGGCGCCGTCCCTTTCGAGCGGAAGGCGGACCACTCTCCCCTGACCGCGGCGGACAAAGCGGCCCATGGGCTCATCGTCAACGCATTGCGCCAGCTGACGCCCCACATTCCTGTTCTCTCCGAGGAGTCCTCCGAGCAAGAGGCTGCCGGGCGGCACGCCTGGGACACCTTCTGGCTGGTGGATCCGCTGGATGGCACCAAGGAGTTCATCAAGGGCACCGGCGAGTTCACGGTCAACATCGCCCTCATCTCGGGAACCGGGCCCGTGCTGGGGGTGGTGCACGTGCCCGTCACGGGGGTGACTTACTGGGGCAGCAGGGGGGGCAGTGCCTTCAAGGCCCAGGCGGGTCAGGCCCCCGTGGCCCTGCACACCCGCCCGGCGAACCGAGACCAGCTCGTCATCGTAGCGAGCAAGGACCATGCAGGCCCCCGCGTGGAGGCGCTGTTGCGGCGGCTCGGCACGGCGAGCACCACCCACCTGGGCAGCTCGCTCAAGTTCTGCCTCATCGCCGAGGGCCAGGCGGACTTCTATCCCCGCTTTCAGCCCACCAGTGAGTGGGACACCGCCGCGGCGCAGTGCGTGCTGGAGGTCGCCGGGGGCGGCGTGACGGACTTGGAAGGCCGACGGCTCGCCTACAACAAGCCGGAGATCCTCAACCCCTCCTTCCTGGCCTTCGGAGATCCGCTCCACGACTGGCGGGCCTTGCTGGGCGACTGA
- a CDS encoding alpha/beta fold hydrolase: protein MAVDGPGRSVVEAGRKRPDSSFFSTILLDKVSMDSAIWKRNNVKVLGSGEQTLLFAHGFGSDQNSWRFQVEAFQDRYRIVLFDHVGCGRSDFNAYSSRRYRSLRSYAEDVLELCDALKITQCTLVGHSLSGMVGTLAAVMDPSRFRHLVFVKASPRYLNDPAQDYVGGFEQSQIDALYESMAACFVSWASGFAAAAMGNPERPELTQEFIRTLSSMRPDIARSVARIIFQSDHREELPRLRTPTLILQAGEDFAVPDSVAQYMARHIPKATLVSIPARGHLPHLSAPQAVNEALDAYLTSSAAA from the coding sequence ATGGCGGTGGACGGCCCGGGGCGCTCCGTGGTGGAAGCGGGGCGGAAGCGCCCAGACTCTTCCTTCTTCTCGACGATTCTTCTCGACAAGGTGTCCATGGACTCGGCCATCTGGAAGCGCAACAACGTGAAGGTGCTTGGCAGTGGGGAGCAGACGCTCCTCTTCGCCCACGGCTTTGGTTCGGATCAGAATTCCTGGCGCTTCCAGGTCGAGGCCTTCCAGGACCGGTACCGCATCGTCCTCTTCGATCACGTGGGCTGTGGCCGGTCCGACTTCAACGCCTACTCCTCGCGGCGCTACCGCAGCCTGCGGAGCTACGCGGAGGATGTGCTGGAGCTGTGCGACGCGCTGAAAATCACCCAGTGCACCCTGGTGGGCCACTCGCTCAGCGGCATGGTGGGGACGCTGGCGGCGGTGATGGACCCCTCGCGCTTCCGGCACCTGGTGTTCGTGAAGGCTTCGCCGCGGTACCTGAATGATCCCGCCCAGGACTATGTCGGGGGGTTCGAGCAGTCGCAGATCGACGCCCTGTATGAGTCCATGGCCGCGTGCTTTGTCTCGTGGGCGAGCGGCTTCGCGGCGGCGGCCATGGGCAACCCCGAGCGGCCCGAGCTGACGCAGGAGTTCATCCGGACCTTGTCCAGCATGCGGCCCGACATCGCCCGGTCCGTCGCGCGCATCATCTTCCAGTCCGACCACCGGGAGGAGCTGCCACGGTTGCGGACCCCCACGCTCATTCTCCAGGCGGGGGAGGACTTCGCCGTGCCCGACTCGGTGGCCCAGTACATGGCGCGGCACATTCCCAAGGCCACGCTGGTCTCCATCCCCGCCAGAGGGCACCTGCCCCACCTGAGCGCGCCTCAGGCGGTGAACGAGGCCCTCGACGCCTACCTCACGTCTTCTGCCGCCGCGTGA
- a CDS encoding sensor histidine kinase, with protein MSAEANAPSAVSTRLQAGPRYVLTLCLYTLLPWGIDWLSAHPRVPWDTLWIRAGWWAVSMASVLIWIQPWLDSRQREWLRLGTVLVVPNLAIAAVVWRLGGVQSPLFAWFCAMPVVSVLMATGNIRAAVVGAATSWVSALGVLLLSGQPLLAVAVWGLLVALAGLMAIQATHFYAQLQRARAQEEVNRRQAQEMLAATHRRAVEADQLAQVGRLVAGVAHEVNNPLAFIQANLHFLQEQLPRQGTSIEEFVEVVRETQEGVVRIQQIVRDLTGLARGSLELGSGDLSACQLHILIVESMRLASLRLRKLAMVVEVPPEVPLVQADARRLVQVLLNLLLNAADALEETRVAAPRVVLQVSTTPEWVRVVVEDNGPGFSPEHLAQLFTPFFTTKAQGKGTGLGLAVSRQYMESFGGLLSAENQPSGGARFILSLRPA; from the coding sequence ATGTCGGCCGAAGCCAACGCCCCCTCCGCTGTATCCACCCGGCTTCAAGCGGGGCCGCGGTACGTGCTGACCCTGTGCCTGTACACCCTGCTGCCGTGGGGAATCGACTGGCTGTCGGCCCATCCTCGGGTGCCCTGGGACACGCTGTGGATCCGGGCCGGGTGGTGGGCGGTGTCGATGGCCTCGGTGCTGATCTGGATTCAGCCCTGGTTGGATTCGCGGCAGCGGGAATGGCTTCGGTTGGGCACCGTGCTCGTGGTGCCCAATCTGGCGATCGCCGCCGTGGTCTGGAGGCTCGGAGGGGTGCAGAGCCCGCTGTTCGCTTGGTTCTGTGCGATGCCCGTCGTGAGCGTCCTGATGGCGACGGGCAACATCCGGGCCGCGGTGGTGGGGGCGGCGACCAGTTGGGTGTCGGCGCTCGGCGTGCTGCTGCTCAGCGGCCAACCGCTCCTGGCCGTGGCGGTGTGGGGACTGCTCGTGGCCCTGGCGGGACTGATGGCGATCCAGGCCACCCACTTCTACGCGCAGCTCCAGCGGGCGCGCGCTCAGGAGGAGGTGAACCGGCGGCAGGCGCAGGAGATGCTGGCGGCCACGCACCGGCGGGCGGTGGAGGCGGATCAGCTGGCGCAGGTGGGGCGGCTGGTGGCGGGCGTGGCGCACGAGGTGAACAACCCCCTGGCGTTCATTCAGGCCAACCTGCACTTCCTTCAGGAGCAGCTGCCGCGCCAGGGCACCTCCATCGAGGAGTTCGTGGAGGTGGTGAGGGAGACGCAGGAGGGGGTGGTGCGCATCCAGCAGATCGTCCGGGACCTGACCGGGCTGGCGCGCGGTTCCTTGGAACTGGGGTCAGGGGACCTGAGCGCCTGCCAACTGCACATCCTCATTGTCGAGAGCATGCGGTTGGCCTCGCTGCGGTTGAGAAAGCTGGCGATGGTGGTGGAGGTGCCCCCGGAGGTGCCCCTGGTCCAGGCCGATGCCCGGCGGCTGGTCCAGGTGTTGCTCAACCTGCTGCTCAACGCGGCGGACGCGCTCGAGGAGACGCGGGTGGCGGCCCCCCGGGTGGTGCTCCAGGTGAGCACCACCCCCGAGTGGGTGCGGGTGGTGGTGGAGGACAACGGGCCGGGCTTCTCGCCCGAGCACCTGGCGCAGCTCTTCACGCCCTTCTTCACCACCAAGGCCCAGGGGAAGGGCACGGGCTTGGGGCTCGCGGTCTCCCGCCAGTACATGGAGAGCTTTGGGGGCTTGTTGAGCGCGGAGAATCAACCCTCGGGGGGCGCGCGCTTCATCCTCTCCTTGCGGCCTGCCTGA
- a CDS encoding GIY-YIG nuclease family protein, with product MLRCRDGTLYTGATNNLERRLATHGKGRGAAYTRARLPVALVWSEPAVDRGAALRREAALKRLTRAEKLRLVGNPARGGRSTRAPRASGG from the coding sequence ATGCTGCGCTGCCGCGACGGGACGCTGTACACCGGCGCCACCAATAACCTGGAGCGCCGGTTGGCCACCCATGGAAAGGGACGGGGCGCGGCGTACACCCGGGCCCGCCTTCCCGTGGCGCTGGTCTGGAGTGAGCCCGCGGTGGACCGGGGGGCCGCGCTGCGCCGGGAAGCGGCCCTCAAGCGATTGACCCGGGCCGAGAAGCTGCGGCTCGTGGGCAACCCGGCGCGCGGGGGCCGTTCCACCAGGGCACCGCGCGCTTCCGGGGGGTGA
- a CDS encoding CBS domain-containing protein, with protein sequence MQQQHAVEEETSCQAVAVLPTATLLSALQVMERHHVRLLPVMDETGRLLGLISEAHILAAWGEDPLLPVSRVMEACGAGEEPRPVRVIRATDLLEGMLDGARMS encoded by the coding sequence ATGCAGCAACAACATGCAGTAGAGGAAGAGACCTCCTGCCAAGCGGTCGCTGTTTTGCCCACCGCGACCCTTTTGAGTGCCTTGCAGGTCATGGAGCGGCACCATGTCCGCCTGCTCCCCGTCATGGATGAGACGGGGCGGCTCCTGGGGCTGATCAGCGAGGCGCACATTCTGGCCGCTTGGGGAGAGGACCCGCTGTTGCCCGTGTCTCGGGTGATGGAGGCCTGTGGGGCAGGGGAAGAGCCGAGGCCGGTGCGGGTGATCCGGGCCACGGATCTGCTGGAGGGGATGCTGGACGGGGCCCGCATGTCCTGA